From one Pseudomonadota bacterium genomic stretch:
- a CDS encoding arsenate reductase ArsC: KKIKILFLCTGNSCRSQMAEGWTRVLKEKQIEAFSAGIETHGLNPSAVKVMAEAGVDISHQRSKLADEFVDIDLDAIITVCGHAHESCPYFSSGSKIIHMGFNDPPQMAQKLAEQGADEKTQLDCYRRVRDEIKAFVETLPESL, translated from the coding sequence CAAAAAAATCAAAATTCTGTTTTTATGTACCGGAAATTCATGTCGCAGCCAGATGGCTGAAGGCTGGACCAGGGTCCTCAAGGAAAAACAGATTGAAGCTTTTTCCGCTGGAATTGAAACCCACGGTCTTAATCCATCTGCCGTCAAAGTAATGGCTGAGGCCGGGGTGGATATTTCTCACCAGCGCTCCAAGCTGGCGGATGAATTTGTGGATATCGATCTGGATGCCATCATAACGGTGTGCGGACATGCCCATGAAAGCTGTCCTTATTTTTCCAGCGGCAGTAAAATCATACATATGGGATTTAATGACCCACCCCAAATGGCTCAAAAACTTGCAGAACAGGGAGCTGATGAAAAAACGCAGCTCGATTGCTACCGTCGGGTGCGCGATGAAATCAAAGCCTTTGTGGAAACACTGCCAGAATCACTTTGA